From Arachis hypogaea cultivar Tifrunner chromosome 3, arahy.Tifrunner.gnm2.J5K5, whole genome shotgun sequence:
CTTGCCCGACAGGTGTTTCGTTTAATTTGGTTGGATCTCCACCATTTGCAACTCTTTCTCTCAAATCTCTAAGGCACATCTAGTTCAAGtgcaaataacaataacaatatcaCAAATGTGAGTAATAAGAATCTATTTTATGTAGGGTGGAAAATTGGAAGTATGCATCATTCAAAACAACATCATCTACATTCAAACATACATTATCCACAAACATTGAAAAACAACACAGAACAACATATCAATCTATATCTAATTTACTCCCTCCATTACACAATATTTGTTACTTTGAAAATTTATATATTCATAACTCAGTGTATCCAGATCCAAAGTTACCTTGACGCGCTTAGTAGCAGCAACTTTCTCAACTTTGAGAACGAATTGATCAAAAGAGTAATAAGGTATCAGGCGAGAGTGCCATTCTGTGTACATCCGAAGTAAATTCCCCAAATCCTGAAcctaaaacacacacacacacacacacacacacacacacacacacaaagtgAGATCGAAAAAGCTTAAATTGATGCGGAAAATGAAAGTAGTAGTAATTGATGCCAAGGCAATGGGATTATTACCTCGTGGCCGCGACCGCGGTATTTGAACTCGCGAGGGAAGTAGCGAAGGACGTAACCGAGGCCGTCGTCGGAGAGGAGGAGATCCGGCGTGAGCTTAGGCCTCGATCTGGGGACCTTCTTAGGCTTCTCCGCGGATTTGGAACTGCCGGCGGAAAATCTGGCTCCGCCGCCGGAATAAGGCTtggaggaagaaggaggaggaggacgaggaGGGGGAGGATTGCGATCGGCGGAGGAATGGGGGTTTTGGTCGGGAGCAGAAGAAGGGCAGTCGCGAGACCAGTGGCCTGGTCTGCCGCACTTGTAACAACCTGTTGCCGacatctttctctctctctctttctctctgaaTTTGGTGATCTTCTTCAGAGTTCAGACTCAGATTCAGTCACACTAACAAGAACTGGTTaagtttattttggggtttttcttATCTTCCTTTTCGCGGGAAATGGCGGGAAAACAAGGAGGGaatttccttttctcttttttatttttttagaattttatttcaTGTATAAAGAATTTTACATGTTAGACTAtgcatttaaataatttttaagaaagtacatttgtaaattaattattttgaatttaaaatttaaaatttaatttctaaaaaaatccaAATAATTGCAAACATTTGTCATTTTATTTGTCatatcataaattaaataattagttattcaaaTATAGGGGTGACAATATTACCAAAATTCGTAGATATCCACCCAATTTTTATCCACTTGGGATGGATAATTACCCGTCTCACACCGAGGCGGGTTCTTGAGCGGAACGGAGTATGACAGTTTAAGTTAAACCCGCtccggtatatatatatatataataattagtaaatcgtttaataattttgtatcgtatttaaatttttactttaatttatgttatgtatgtaatgatggttatataaattttaaaatttaattttatttgttaaactTTAATAATTTTAAGGGCGAGTAAAGGTAGGTTAGTGTTTAACTTTTTATGAGTAGATAGAAGCGGAACAAATTCGATGCGAGTTATTGTAAAATGGAGCAGGATCGAGTATGACAAAAATCCGCCCTATTCgcacccattgccacccctatcAAATAACGTAATTTGTCTAAACATATATGatgattttttagtaattaataataaaatataaaactatttatcttctttttaagatataaaactaatatttttttggGATCTATAAACGTTATTTAACTATTTGTATGAATAAAAGTGTTTCCtttgttaaacaaaataaaaataatagaatgtAATGTCATGCAATATGCTTCGTCACTTTACCCAAACTTTGATTTGACAAGAAAAAATGtagtttcaaaattttatttttgtcactAAAAGTATATAAGTTGAATTGCATGGGATTgaatcctttttttttatattgttttagcGTCAGTGACACAAATAATTTGTCAAAAGCGtactgtaaaaaaaaatattcataaaaatataatctACGAGAGACATTCAGCGTCTGTGTTtggctaaaatttttatatatgaataattttaatgtgaaatacAAAAGTATTTGATCATTTTGGTGTTTTACACAGTTGTGGTAGTAGTacaaaacgtcactgacgttttgtaataaaaaaaatttttgatcaTAAAAGAACAAAACGTCGCTGacgttttgttaaaaaaatattattttaattaaaaaaatacaaaacgtcactgacgttttgtaataaaaaaaatt
This genomic window contains:
- the LOC112789202 gene encoding uncharacterized protein yields the protein MSATGCYKCGRPGHWSRDCPSSAPDQNPHSSADRNPPPPRPPPPSSSKPYSGGGARFSAGSSKSAEKPKKVPRSRPKLTPDLLLSDDGLGYVLRYFPREFKYRGRGHEVQDLGNLLRMYTEWHSRLIPYYSFDQFVLKVEKVAATKRVKMCLRDLRERVANGGDPTKLNETPVGQEIPAEEQVNGEANHEERDLFSEPQNVNDMQEDMIEEFFNTATEEPSQSMQNEPDANAVSKSIATEEASNVIQDKEASMSGKDEITEEQRARMEENRLKALQRRAARAAAISQAS